A stretch of DNA from Chrysiogenia bacterium:
CCACGGCTGGGAGCGCCGGTTGCCCGACGGCGCGATCGAGCGTGAGCCGCTTCCTCCGCTCGCAGGTGAGGCCCTGGCCGAGGCCGTTGTGTGGGCTCGGAAACACTGGCCCGCCACGCACATCGAACAGAAGGCATCCTCCATTGCATTGCACTGGCGCGGGCTTGAAACAGGCGAGCGCGCGCGCCTCGAACGACTCGCGCGTGAGGCGCTCCAGCCACTGACGCGCTCCTCTTTGCTAAAGCTCAAGCCGTTCGACGGCGGGCTGGAGCTTCGCGTGAAGGGGCGCGACAAGGGCACCATCGTGCGGCTCCTGCTTGCCGAGACCAGCGACTGCATTGCCTATCTGGGCGACGATCTCACCGACGAAGATGCCTTCGCAGCGCTCTCGGGCAGCGGGCTTTCGGTGCTGGTTCGTCCGGAAATGCGTGAGACGCAGGCAGCGTTGTGGATCCGGCCG
This window harbors:
- the otsB gene encoding trehalose-phosphatase codes for the protein HRPLLLLDYDGTLAPFTPDRDRAHPYAGVREALHELMARTSTRVVLISGRSASDLPRLIQLDPMPEVWGAHGWERRLPDGAIEREPLPPLAGEALAEAVVWARKHWPATHIEQKASSIALHWRGLETGERARLERLAREALQPLTRSSLLKLKPFDGGLELRVKGRDKGTIVRLLLAETSDCIAYLGDDLTDEDAFAALSGSGLSVLVRPEMRETQAALWIRPPGELLAFLALWTEACTTGARAGNE